Proteins from one Clostridium cellulovorans 743B genomic window:
- the recR gene encoding recombination mediator RecR, producing MEFYPVAIEKLIEEFAKLPGIGYKTAQRLTLHVLNLPKEEVSEFAEALVKARGTIKYCSICGNYTDTDPCSICSNPNRENSIICVVEEPKDIMAVEKVRDFNGTYHVLHGTISPMAGRGPNDINLKQLVSRMKDNIKEIIVATNANVEGEATAMYISKILKPFDVKVTRIAHGLPMGGDLEYADEITLAKALEGRKEI from the coding sequence TTGGAATTTTATCCTGTTGCCATAGAAAAGTTAATAGAAGAGTTTGCAAAGTTACCTGGCATAGGATATAAAACTGCACAGAGATTAACATTGCACGTATTAAACTTGCCAAAGGAAGAGGTTAGTGAATTTGCTGAAGCCTTAGTTAAAGCAAGAGGGACTATAAAGTATTGTTCTATTTGTGGGAATTATACAGATACAGATCCTTGTTCAATTTGTTCAAACCCAAATAGAGAGAATAGTATTATTTGTGTAGTAGAAGAGCCAAAGGATATAATGGCAGTTGAAAAAGTTCGAGATTTTAATGGAACTTATCATGTTCTTCATGGCACTATATCTCCAATGGCTGGCAGAGGACCTAATGACATAAATCTTAAGCAGCTTGTATCACGAATGAAGGATAACATAAAGGAAATAATCGTAGCTACTAATGCCAATGTTGAAGGTGAAGCTACTGCTATGTATATATCCAAAATACTAAAGCCTTTTGATGTTAAGGTAACTAGAATAGCGCATGGTCTTCCTATGGGTGGAGATTTAGAATATGCTGATGAAATAACATTAGCTAAAGCGTTAGAAGGAAGAAAAGAAATCTAA
- a CDS encoding ABC transporter ATP-binding protein, with protein sequence MNVLEVKDLRKGFGKREIIKGISFNVKEGEIFGFLGPNGAGKTTTIRMLVGLIKPNSGSITIMGRNLNENTQEALKNVGAVVENPELYRYLSGRENLMQIARVRNVSKEEVEDTIKLVGLENRINDKVRKYSLGMKQRLGLAAALLSSPKLLILDEPTNGLDPTGILDFRKIVKQAANERNMAVFVSSHILSEVQQLCDTVAFINNGVIKSVESIKDGEMETEFEILSLSINSNDEKQIQLVKEVLKSSPNIEKIDEEYGKYIITAKVNTSSRILKELVLKDVEVKELFIRQRGLEQRYMELVEGGIR encoded by the coding sequence GTGAATGTTTTAGAAGTAAAAGACTTGCGCAAAGGCTTTGGAAAAAGAGAAATAATAAAGGGAATTTCTTTTAATGTAAAAGAGGGAGAAATTTTTGGGTTCTTAGGTCCTAACGGAGCTGGTAAAACTACTACCATAAGAATGCTAGTTGGCCTAATAAAACCAAACAGTGGCAGCATAACTATAATGGGGCGTAATTTAAATGAAAATACTCAAGAAGCTTTAAAAAACGTGGGCGCTGTGGTCGAGAATCCAGAGTTATATAGATATCTCTCAGGAAGAGAAAATCTAATGCAAATAGCTAGAGTTAGAAATGTTTCAAAGGAAGAAGTTGAAGACACCATTAAGCTAGTAGGTCTAGAAAATAGAATTAATGATAAAGTAAGAAAATACTCTTTGGGTATGAAACAAAGACTTGGTCTTGCAGCAGCTCTTCTTTCCAGCCCAAAACTATTAATCTTGGATGAACCAACTAATGGTCTTGATCCAACAGGTATATTAGATTTTAGAAAAATAGTAAAACAAGCGGCTAACGAACGTAATATGGCAGTGTTTGTATCTTCACATATTTTAAGCGAGGTTCAACAGTTGTGTGATACAGTTGCATTTATTAATAATGGTGTAATTAAGTCAGTGGAAAGCATAAAAGATGGAGAGATGGAGACAGAGTTTGAAATTTTATCCCTATCAATTAATAGTAATGATGAAAAGCAAATACAACTAGTTAAAGAAGTCCTAAAAAGTAGTCCAAATATAGAAAAGATAGATGAAGAGTATGGTAAATACATAATTACTGCGAAAGTTAATACTTCTTCAAGGATATTAAAAGAATTAGTTTTGAAGGATGTTGAAGTAAAGGAGTTATTTATAAGACAAAGAGGACTAGAACAAAGATATATGGAATTAGTTGAAGGAGGTATAAGATAA
- a CDS encoding ABC transporter permease subunit yields MLALIKNEYRKLFRRTQTWVLIGLFLAVMCLGTVFAYYTYRIDQRNQKPETQKANIEQQISYLEENKKQFANNESKDNQVKEEYESNIDREIANLRNQIDYLNQVIEKGEENIDWKSNLKTEIDNQKKTIEEMEKNAETNEGTENFVYLNNDLNQQKADLEKLQYLYDNDIKPIKGSTFDGYSVINKIFTVLGGIILTLGVIIFSSDIVSGEMNPATVKFLLVQPTTRRKILLSKFITIVTAAIGLIVGIQILFFLGIGITNGFGNGNYPVIVGAKFEVLKTILLSDGSHPIAIIENSMHIISTSQYFIQYIGFEILFILAGSAFGFMLSTICKSATLSTVIGIIISIASPIFFQVVKGLKKFVHLLFVAYNDPSMILSGMSAQYYNNIHYNGITGIIVLIVTAVICYIVSDIIFTRKDFAA; encoded by the coding sequence ATGCTAGCACTTATTAAAAATGAGTATAGAAAGTTATTTAGAAGAACACAGACATGGGTGCTTATAGGATTATTCTTAGCTGTAATGTGTTTAGGCACTGTATTTGCATACTATACTTATCGTATAGATCAAAGAAATCAAAAACCAGAAACTCAAAAGGCTAATATAGAACAACAAATAAGCTATTTAGAAGAGAATAAAAAACAATTTGCAAATAACGAATCAAAAGATAATCAAGTTAAAGAGGAATATGAGTCAAATATTGATAGGGAAATTGCAAATTTAAGAAATCAAATTGATTACCTAAATCAAGTTATAGAAAAAGGCGAAGAGAATATAGATTGGAAGTCTAACTTAAAAACAGAAATAGATAATCAAAAGAAAACCATAGAAGAAATGGAGAAGAATGCGGAAACAAATGAAGGTACAGAAAATTTTGTTTATTTAAATAACGATCTAAATCAACAGAAAGCAGACTTAGAAAAACTTCAATACCTATATGATAATGATATAAAGCCAATTAAAGGAAGCACTTTCGATGGTTATTCAGTAATAAATAAAATATTTACGGTTTTAGGTGGGATAATTTTAACTTTAGGAGTAATTATATTCTCAAGTGATATAGTATCAGGAGAAATGAACCCAGCAACTGTTAAGTTCTTATTGGTACAACCAACTACAAGAAGGAAAATATTATTATCGAAATTTATAACAATAGTTACAGCAGCAATAGGATTAATAGTAGGAATCCAGATTCTCTTCTTCTTAGGTATTGGAATTACTAATGGGTTTGGGAATGGGAATTATCCAGTAATAGTCGGAGCTAAGTTCGAAGTATTAAAGACAATACTATTATCAGATGGTTCACATCCAATTGCTATTATAGAAAACTCAATGCATATTATAAGTACTAGTCAATATTTTATACAATACATAGGCTTCGAGATACTATTTATTTTAGCTGGATCTGCTTTTGGGTTTATGTTATCTACTATATGCAAGAGTGCAACTTTATCTACGGTAATTGGTATTATAATATCAATAGCTTCCCCAATTTTCTTCCAAGTTGTTAAAGGACTAAAAAAGTTTGTTCATTTACTATTTGTAGCATATAATGATCCATCAATGATACTAAGTGGAATGTCAGCACAGTATTATAATAATATTCATTATAATGGTATCACTGGGATCATTGTATTAATAGTAACTGCAGTAATATGTTATATCGTATCAGATATAATTTTTACAAGAAAAGATTTTGCAGCTTAA
- a CDS encoding IS982-like element ISClce1 family transposase, with product MPEFNKDFIITINNLKDFIVVTYVIIDDFYQKVTPAFIMNRRNIDKSVMSDSEIITLSLVGELLTIDSEKAWFGFCSKNLRDLFPNFCSRTRFHRVRKSLFRVTDAIRKEFMKFLNYQYDRIRIVDSMPIPVCKFGRAHFHKSFKPKAAYGRCASKKETYYGFKLHALVALDGYITDFSITAANIDDRDAVWELIDNSVVNTLIGDKGYIGQKIASQLKEIMDINLLTISRNNSKIKLLKPLRQLIFKARRRIETTFSQLSEQLNIQRVLAKSTWGFATRIVNKILAHNLCYFINKILNIGIDTAKIKTLIFG from the coding sequence ATGCCAGAGTTTAATAAAGATTTTATCATAACAATAAACAACTTAAAAGATTTTATTGTTGTCACTTATGTTATAATTGATGATTTTTACCAAAAGGTAACTCCAGCATTTATTATGAACCGTCGCAATATTGATAAGTCAGTAATGTCTGATAGCGAAATCATTACTTTATCTTTAGTAGGCGAACTCTTAACCATTGACTCTGAAAAAGCTTGGTTTGGGTTTTGTTCTAAAAACTTACGAGATCTGTTCCCTAATTTTTGTAGTAGAACAAGATTTCATAGAGTAAGAAAATCCTTATTTCGAGTCACAGATGCAATACGTAAGGAATTTATGAAATTTCTTAACTATCAATATGATCGAATAAGAATTGTAGATAGTATGCCTATTCCTGTGTGTAAATTTGGTAGAGCTCACTTTCATAAGTCATTTAAGCCGAAGGCTGCCTACGGGCGATGCGCTTCGAAAAAAGAGACATATTACGGCTTCAAATTACATGCATTAGTTGCTTTAGATGGCTATATCACAGACTTCTCTATTACTGCTGCAAACATTGATGATAGAGACGCAGTCTGGGAACTTATAGATAATTCAGTTGTTAATACACTAATAGGCGATAAAGGCTATATAGGTCAAAAGATTGCTTCGCAATTAAAAGAGATAATGGATATTAATCTTCTAACCATAAGTCGTAATAACAGTAAAATTAAACTTTTAAAACCACTTAGGCAACTCATATTCAAGGCTCGTCGTAGAATAGAAACCACTTTTTCTCAGCTCTCCGAGCAATTGAATATACAGAGGGTTCTTGCAAAGTCAACTTGGGGCTTTGCTACAAGAATAGTAAATAAAATATTAGCTCATAATCTTTGTTATTTTATAAATAAAATCTTAAATATAGGTATAGATACAGCAAAGATTAAGACATTAATATTTGGATAA
- a CDS encoding ABC transporter ATP-binding protein codes for MISINGVSKAFEDKEVLKNVSLKVERGSIFGLIGPNGAGKSTLIRGLTGIYCMDKGTIEIDGQKVFDNAEVKEKIGYVADVNDYFDMQKVKQALKFYTIAHKNFDLEKFHRINAFFKIPLNRRVSKLSKGMKTRLAIMLNVCMKPEVLVLDEPTSGLDPIVKRSVMNLLIDEVAENGTTIFISSHNLGDLERICDSVAIINEGEIKYTNSIENMKQSIKKLQVVFKEEAPKDIRTWSEVCSVSNIGKVYHIVTKEYNEEFLTRLRSYGLLIEEEIDMNLEDMFIYSVGGEEIYGEIF; via the coding sequence ATGATATCCATTAATGGAGTGAGTAAAGCTTTTGAAGATAAAGAAGTTTTAAAAAATGTAAGCTTAAAGGTGGAAAGAGGAAGTATATTCGGCTTAATTGGACCTAATGGTGCTGGTAAGAGTACATTAATTAGAGGGTTAACGGGTATCTATTGTATGGATAAAGGTACGATTGAGATAGATGGACAAAAGGTTTTTGATAATGCAGAGGTAAAAGAAAAAATCGGATATGTTGCGGACGTAAATGACTACTTTGATATGCAAAAGGTAAAACAAGCATTAAAGTTTTATACAATAGCACATAAAAATTTTGATTTAGAAAAATTCCACAGAATAAATGCTTTTTTTAAGATTCCATTGAATCGTAGAGTTTCTAAGTTATCAAAGGGAATGAAGACAAGGCTTGCTATTATGCTAAATGTATGTATGAAGCCAGAAGTACTAGTTTTAGATGAACCTACATCAGGGTTAGATCCTATAGTGAAGAGGAGTGTTATGAACTTATTGATAGATGAAGTTGCTGAAAATGGTACTACTATATTCATATCATCCCACAATCTTGGAGATTTGGAACGAATTTGTGATAGTGTGGCAATTATTAATGAAGGTGAGATAAAATACACTAACTCTATTGAAAATATGAAACAATCAATAAAGAAGCTTCAAGTTGTATTTAAAGAGGAAGCACCAAAGGATATCCGTACATGGTCCGAAGTATGTTCTGTAAGCAATATTGGAAAGGTATATCATATAGTTACTAAGGAATATAATGAAGAATTTTTAACTAGGCTTAGGAGCTATGGTTTGTTAATTGAAGAGGAGATAGATATGAATTTAGAGGATATGTTCATCTACTCTGTTGGAGGTGAAGAGATATATGGGGAAATTTTTTAG
- a CDS encoding YbaB/EbfC family nucleoid-associated protein, whose translation MARGFGGGGFGGGNMNNLLKQAQKMQQQMEDMKKDIENKHFSASVGGGVVTAVVTGKKDIVSLKLNEEVVDPDDIETLEDLIVSALSEAMKKADEETSKEFGKITGGMNIPGMF comes from the coding sequence ATGGCTAGAGGTTTTGGTGGTGGCGGCTTCGGCGGCGGAAATATGAACAACTTATTAAAGCAGGCTCAGAAGATGCAACAACAAATGGAGGATATGAAAAAAGATATCGAAAATAAGCACTTTTCTGCTTCAGTAGGTGGAGGAGTTGTTACTGCAGTAGTAACTGGTAAAAAAGATATCGTAAGTTTAAAATTAAATGAAGAGGTTGTAGACCCAGACGATATAGAAACTTTAGAAGACTTAATCGTTAGTGCTTTATCAGAAGCAATGAAAAAAGCTGATGAAGAAACAAGCAAAGAATTTGGTAAAATTACTGGAGGAATGAACATTCCTGGAATGTTCTAA
- a CDS encoding carboxypeptidase M32: MNKSLNDFKDHLKKIEYLKSTIALLHWDLVVKAPEKSVDYRSDMLGYLSSEEYKLTTGEAMKGFLDVFSTSKDNDDIINAMIRTAKKNYDRVRKIPEDMYKAYTIDASKSTNAWEEAKEKNDFSIFYPHLVKMVEYKRNFSKYFGYKDNIYDALLDEYEPNATVKDIDKYFSELKEGIIDILRRVEKSKVNINDDFLKTFFAKEDQKKFTEFILDKMGYDYVSAGRIDESIHPFTTNFGNKDVRITNHYHENDFVSAVFSAIHEGGHAIYEQNISDDLIGTGLAMGVSMGIHESQSRFYENIIGRSKGFWKFFFPEAKKRFPQFKNVSFDDFYRAINKVQCSLIRIEADELTYSLHIIIRYEIEKMLINGEIEVKDLPSVWNDKYEEYLGVRPDNDAVGVLQDVHWSDGSFGYFPSYALGNIYGAQLLIKIEKEIDDMYAKIEQGELSEIKSWLKENIHKYGAIYEPRILLEKITGERLKPKYFLDYLRKKYEEIYEL, encoded by the coding sequence TTGAATAAAAGTTTGAACGATTTTAAAGATCATTTAAAGAAAATTGAATACTTAAAGAGTACAATTGCATTGCTTCATTGGGATTTAGTAGTTAAGGCACCTGAAAAGTCTGTTGATTATAGAAGTGATATGTTGGGGTATCTATCTAGTGAAGAATATAAACTCACTACTGGTGAAGCTATGAAGGGATTTCTTGATGTTTTTTCTACAAGTAAAGATAATGATGATATCATAAATGCGATGATAAGAACTGCTAAAAAGAATTATGATAGAGTGAGAAAAATTCCTGAAGATATGTATAAGGCGTATACTATAGATGCATCAAAATCTACTAATGCTTGGGAAGAGGCAAAAGAAAAAAATGACTTTTCAATATTCTATCCTCATCTAGTAAAGATGGTAGAGTATAAGAGAAATTTTTCAAAATATTTTGGTTATAAAGACAATATTTATGATGCACTTTTGGATGAATATGAACCTAATGCAACTGTTAAGGATATAGATAAGTATTTTTCAGAACTAAAAGAAGGAATTATAGATATTTTAAGAAGGGTAGAAAAATCAAAAGTTAATATAAATGATGATTTTCTAAAAACATTTTTTGCAAAAGAAGATCAGAAAAAGTTTACAGAATTTATATTAGATAAAATGGGATATGATTATGTTAGTGCAGGAAGAATAGATGAATCTATCCATCCTTTTACTACAAATTTTGGAAATAAAGATGTTAGAATTACAAATCATTATCATGAAAATGATTTTGTCAGTGCGGTGTTTTCTGCAATACATGAAGGTGGGCATGCTATTTATGAGCAAAACATTTCTGATGATCTAATTGGAACGGGATTAGCTATGGGCGTATCTATGGGAATACATGAATCACAATCCAGATTCTATGAGAATATAATAGGTAGGAGTAAAGGTTTTTGGAAGTTTTTTTTTCCAGAAGCTAAAAAAAGATTTCCTCAATTTAAAAATGTATCTTTTGACGATTTTTATAGAGCTATTAATAAAGTACAATGTTCTTTAATTAGAATTGAGGCTGATGAACTCACATATAGTCTTCATATTATTATAAGGTATGAAATTGAGAAAATGCTTATAAACGGAGAAATTGAAGTCAAAGATCTGCCAAGTGTGTGGAATGATAAATACGAAGAATACTTAGGAGTAAGACCAGATAATGATGCTGTAGGAGTTCTTCAGGATGTTCATTGGTCTGATGGTAGCTTCGGATATTTCCCAAGTTATGCTCTCGGGAATATTTATGGTGCACAACTCTTAATAAAAATAGAAAAAGAGATTGATGATATGTATGCAAAAATAGAGCAAGGTGAATTATCAGAGATTAAATCTTGGCTTAAGGAGAATATTCACAAGTATGGCGCTATTTACGAGCCAAGAATTTTATTAGAAAAAATCACAGGTGAAAGGTTGAAACCTAAGTATTTTTTAGACTATTTAAGAAAAAAATACGAGGAAATTTACGAACTTTAA
- a CDS encoding pro-sigmaK processing inhibitor BofA family protein produces the protein MIETIIMAVIVITILYIIIKILAKPIKLFFKLALNSLVGIIVLNLYNHFLATTFNFPIPVNTVTALIVGFLGIPGFILVVFLQFFVGL, from the coding sequence ATGATAGAGACTATTATTATGGCGGTTATAGTTATAACAATTCTTTATATAATAATTAAAATATTAGCGAAGCCTATAAAGTTGTTTTTCAAGCTAGCTTTAAACAGCCTTGTGGGGATTATCGTATTAAATCTTTATAATCATTTTTTAGCAACAACATTTAATTTTCCAATACCAGTGAATACAGTAACTGCATTGATTGTTGGTTTTTTAGGTATACCAGGTTTTATATTAGTAGTATTTCTTCAGTTTTTCGTTGGTTTATAA
- the sfsA gene encoding DNA/RNA nuclease SfsA — MDIHQKVVRGTFIKRPNRFQAYVILDGEELLVAVPNTGRCKEILTEGCTVLLREGLNPKRKTKYDLIAGYKGDKLINIDSQAPNKVVEEALKLGKIDILKKYTLVEREKFFGKSRFDFRLTNSQNDIYFLEVKGVTLEEDGHTKFPDAPTERGARHLLELVEARKQGWGAGVLFLIQMDGVTSFSPYDKMDKNFGDALRYAAENGVDIYAYQCSIGEKMLTLDKRVPIFLEEHLKS, encoded by the coding sequence ATGGACATACATCAAAAGGTTGTTAGAGGAACTTTTATAAAAAGGCCAAATAGATTTCAAGCATATGTAATATTAGATGGAGAAGAACTTCTAGTAGCAGTACCTAATACTGGTCGGTGTAAGGAGATATTAACGGAAGGGTGTACTGTATTATTGAGAGAAGGTTTAAATCCAAAAAGAAAAACAAAATATGATTTGATTGCAGGATATAAAGGCGATAAATTAATTAATATAGATTCGCAGGCACCAAATAAGGTTGTAGAGGAAGCGCTAAAGCTAGGCAAAATAGATATACTTAAGAAATATACTTTAGTAGAAAGAGAAAAATTTTTTGGGAAAAGTAGATTTGATTTTAGACTTACAAATAGCCAAAATGATATATATTTTTTAGAAGTTAAAGGTGTTACTTTAGAAGAAGATGGTCACACAAAGTTCCCAGATGCACCAACTGAAAGAGGTGCAAGACATCTATTAGAATTAGTTGAGGCAAGAAAGCAAGGCTGGGGTGCAGGAGTTTTATTTTTGATACAGATGGATGGAGTAACTTCTTTTTCACCCTATGACAAAATGGATAAGAATTTTGGTGATGCATTGAGGTATGCTGCTGAAAATGGTGTAGATATATATGCATATCAGTGTAGTATAGGTGAAAAGATGTTAACCTTAGACAAAAGAGTACCTATATTTTTAGAAGAGCATTTGAAGTCATAG
- the dnaX gene encoding DNA polymerase III subunit gamma/tau has protein sequence MAYKALYREWRPRNFGEVVGQSQVTVTLKNQVKNNRIAHAYLLCGTRGTGKTSTAKILSKAVNCLNPIDGEPCNECEMCKKINEGIAIDVTEMDAASHNGVDDIRNIIEDVQYPPQEAKFKVYIIDEVHMLTMGAVNAFLKTLEEPPKRVLFILATTDPQKLPITILSRCQRYDFKRIRNVDIQARLRSIVDNKNIEADDLALSFIARICDGALRDAVSILDQSIAMGNGVVNYDDVINILGIVTNEHLLRLTECIIEKDIGKAIHVVDDVIYSGKDVNLFVKELVTHMRNLLMVKVTENPEEVLDMSMENIAHVKEQSSKIRVEEIMRHINILQESEEQMKWSKQSRIYLELAIIKMCKIEYDTSKEMLLSRINKIEEMIQSGDISLEIKPKEEQQKPIIKPRAASVPKVQEISHTDEENSALSSDISLEYVKKHWQDILETLKQKRLMSIYAYLKPGEPVECVNGVLKVKFGEKYGFSKVNLEKSENGKKVEEIFYQVLKGKIRIVYIVEQNDNRYSESPEKILRDSLGVDIEVIDE, from the coding sequence ATGGCCTACAAAGCGTTATATAGGGAATGGAGACCGAGGAACTTTGGTGAAGTGGTAGGCCAAAGTCAGGTGACTGTAACCTTAAAAAATCAAGTTAAGAATAATAGAATAGCCCATGCATATCTTTTATGTGGTACCAGGGGTACAGGAAAAACATCTACAGCAAAAATATTATCAAAGGCTGTAAATTGTTTGAATCCTATAGATGGGGAGCCATGTAATGAATGCGAAATGTGCAAAAAAATAAATGAAGGCATTGCTATAGACGTTACAGAAATGGATGCGGCATCTCACAATGGTGTTGATGACATAAGAAATATAATTGAGGATGTCCAATACCCTCCACAAGAAGCTAAATTTAAGGTTTATATAATAGATGAGGTTCATATGCTCACTATGGGAGCTGTTAATGCTTTCTTAAAGACTTTAGAAGAACCTCCTAAAAGAGTATTGTTTATTTTGGCGACCACAGATCCTCAAAAGCTACCTATTACAATCTTATCTAGATGTCAAAGGTATGACTTTAAGAGAATAAGAAATGTTGACATACAAGCAAGGTTAAGGTCAATAGTTGATAATAAGAATATAGAGGCTGACGATTTAGCATTGAGTTTTATAGCAAGGATTTGTGATGGCGCATTAAGAGATGCTGTAAGTATATTAGATCAATCTATTGCTATGGGTAATGGGGTAGTTAATTATGATGATGTTATAAACATTCTAGGTATTGTTACCAACGAACATCTTTTAAGATTAACAGAATGTATTATTGAAAAAGACATTGGCAAGGCTATACATGTGGTTGATGATGTAATATATAGCGGCAAGGATGTAAACCTATTTGTTAAAGAATTAGTTACGCATATGAGAAATCTTCTGATGGTAAAGGTTACAGAGAACCCTGAAGAAGTGTTAGATATGTCTATGGAGAATATTGCTCACGTAAAGGAACAATCTTCTAAGATTAGAGTAGAAGAGATTATGAGACATATAAATATTCTTCAAGAATCAGAAGAGCAGATGAAATGGAGTAAGCAGTCGAGAATATACTTAGAACTTGCAATAATAAAGATGTGTAAAATCGAGTATGATACTTCAAAAGAAATGTTGTTATCGAGAATTAACAAAATTGAAGAAATGATACAGAGTGGAGATATTTCTTTGGAAATAAAACCAAAGGAAGAGCAACAAAAGCCTATTATTAAACCAAGGGCTGCAAGTGTCCCAAAGGTACAAGAAATATCACATACTGATGAGGAAAATTCAGCGTTAAGTAGTGATATAAGTCTTGAATATGTAAAAAAACACTGGCAAGATATTTTAGAAACTTTAAAGCAAAAACGACTTATGAGTATATATGCTTATTTAAAGCCGGGAGAACCTGTTGAGTGTGTTAATGGCGTTTTAAAAGTTAAGTTTGGCGAAAAATATGGATTCTCTAAAGTCAACTTAGAAAAAAGTGAGAATGGGAAAAAGGTTGAGGAGATATTTTATCAGGTACTAAAAGGAAAAATTAGAATAGTATATATAGTAGAGCAAAATGATAATAGATACTCTGAATCACCTGAAAAAATTTTAAGGGATTCTTTGGGTGTTGACATCGAGGTTATTGATGAATAG
- a CDS encoding DUF6199 family natural product biosynthesis protein, translating into MELLAGIFLVIIGFKMLIKPKGIWRISESWKNKRNVEPTILYIRALQILGCILVVLGVTEIIDFIEGI; encoded by the coding sequence ATGGAATTATTAGCAGGCATATTCTTGGTAATTATAGGATTTAAGATGTTAATAAAACCTAAAGGTATTTGGAGAATCTCAGAGTCTTGGAAGAATAAGCGGAATGTTGAACCTACGATTTTATATATAAGAGCTTTGCAGATACTTGGTTGTATTTTAGTTGTACTTGGAGTTACTGAAATTATAGATTTTATTGAGGGGATATAA
- a CDS encoding GntR family transcriptional regulator, translating to MINIDPRSSTPIYQQIIDGIKENILKGIVEPGDKLPSVRELSAIITTNPNTISKAYSELEREKVIETIRGRGTFVSREYKPKIQEDKVIMLKEAIKKIVLEAQYMGITKEELEKMLEEFYEELKKKE from the coding sequence TTGATAAACATTGACCCACGAAGTAGTACACCTATATATCAGCAGATAATAGATGGAATCAAGGAGAATATTCTTAAAGGAATTGTGGAGCCTGGAGATAAATTGCCATCAGTTAGAGAGTTGTCTGCTATAATAACGACTAATCCAAATACAATAAGTAAAGCATATTCAGAACTGGAAAGAGAGAAGGTTATTGAAACTATAAGAGGAAGAGGTACGTTCGTATCTCGTGAGTATAAACCTAAAATTCAGGAGGATAAAGTTATAATGCTTAAGGAAGCGATAAAGAAGATTGTGTTGGAAGCGCAGTATATGGGCATTACAAAGGAAGAACTTGAGAAAATGTTAGAAGAATTCTATGAGGAGTTAAAGAAGAAGGAATAA